A part of Larkinella insperata genomic DNA contains:
- a CDS encoding heparinase II/III domain-containing protein, which yields MKTFLKISAALIFLGSSAAAQVDHLGAQVTLPDHPRILLLKDEEAPIKRTIEADQAWAKLHGVILAECDALMDVAPIERIQIGRRLLGKSREGLRRLFFLSYGWRMTRQENYLRRAEKELLAISAFSDWNPSHFLDVGEMTMAVALGYDWLYDGLPESSRSAIKAAILKKGIEPSLDPKYNSWLKTTNNWNQVCNAGMVYGALAIFEDQPELGKKIVNRALESVVISMDEYSPDGAYPEGYSYWGYGTSFNVMLIGALEKAFGKDFGLSARPGFLKTAGYLENMTGPSGLSFNYSDAGSGVGLEPAMFWFAARQRDPSLLWVERRHLLNDDAQRLVKNRLLPATMLWSAGVSTTAMTAPTSLMWTGGGKTPVALMRSSWTDPAAVYVGMKGGSPSTSHAHMDVGSFVMESDGVRWAMDFGMQDYESLESKKVDLWNRNQDSQRWRVFRYNNFVHNTLTINNALQVVNGKAPLTAVSKAPNFMHAVTDLTELYAESVQKAVRGVALVDKSYVVVRDELENKPAETTVRWTLLTPATVKIVGNNKAELTKDGKKLVLEVREPANVVLKTWTTEPANEYDAPNPGTVRVGFEVPVAAGAKTALTVLLLPPKAEKINKKTVEPLAKWPR from the coding sequence CATCAAACGCACCATCGAAGCCGATCAAGCGTGGGCCAAACTCCACGGGGTTATCCTGGCCGAATGCGATGCCCTGATGGACGTGGCCCCAATCGAACGCATTCAGATCGGACGACGCCTGCTGGGAAAATCCCGCGAGGGCCTGCGCCGACTGTTTTTTCTCAGCTACGGTTGGCGCATGACCCGGCAGGAAAATTACCTCCGCCGGGCGGAAAAGGAACTGCTGGCGATCTCGGCCTTCAGCGACTGGAACCCGTCGCACTTCCTGGACGTGGGCGAAATGACGATGGCCGTGGCGCTGGGTTACGACTGGCTGTACGACGGTTTACCCGAATCGTCGCGATCGGCCATCAAGGCGGCTATTCTCAAAAAAGGCATTGAACCCTCGCTCGACCCGAAGTACAATAGCTGGCTGAAAACGACCAACAACTGGAATCAGGTCTGCAATGCCGGTATGGTGTACGGGGCCCTGGCCATTTTTGAAGATCAGCCGGAACTGGGCAAGAAAATCGTCAACCGGGCCCTCGAATCGGTGGTTATTTCGATGGACGAATACAGCCCGGACGGGGCCTACCCCGAAGGCTACAGTTACTGGGGTTACGGCACAAGCTTCAACGTAATGCTCATTGGTGCGTTGGAGAAAGCATTCGGCAAGGATTTCGGCTTGTCGGCCCGGCCGGGTTTTCTGAAAACCGCGGGGTATCTGGAAAACATGACCGGCCCCTCCGGCCTTTCATTTAATTACTCCGATGCCGGGAGCGGGGTCGGTCTTGAACCGGCCATGTTCTGGTTTGCCGCCCGCCAGAGAGACCCCTCACTGCTCTGGGTAGAACGCCGTCACCTGCTGAACGATGACGCCCAGCGGTTGGTCAAAAACCGGTTGCTGCCCGCGACCATGCTCTGGAGCGCCGGAGTGAGCACCACCGCCATGACGGCTCCAACGTCGTTGATGTGGACCGGCGGAGGCAAAACGCCGGTGGCGCTGATGCGGTCGTCCTGGACCGATCCGGCGGCTGTGTACGTGGGCATGAAAGGCGGAAGTCCGTCGACCAGTCACGCCCACATGGACGTGGGCTCGTTTGTGATGGAATCCGACGGGGTGCGATGGGCGATGGATTTCGGAATGCAGGACTACGAATCGCTCGAATCCAAGAAAGTGGATTTGTGGAACCGCAACCAGGACTCGCAGCGCTGGCGGGTGTTTCGGTACAACAACTTTGTGCATAACACCCTGACGATTAATAACGCGCTGCAGGTAGTCAACGGCAAAGCGCCCCTCACGGCGGTTTCCAAAGCGCCCAACTTCATGCATGCCGTGACGGACCTGACCGAACTCTACGCGGAATCCGTGCAGAAAGCTGTGCGGGGTGTTGCGCTGGTGGACAAAAGCTACGTGGTGGTTCGGGATGAGCTCGAAAACAAACCCGCCGAAACCACCGTGCGCTGGACTCTGCTGACCCCGGCAACGGTAAAAATCGTTGGCAACAACAAAGCAGAACTGACCAAAGACGGCAAAAAGCTGGTGCTGGAAGTGCGCGAACCGGCCAATGTGGTTCTGAAAACCTGGACGACCGAACCCGCCAACGAATACGACGCCCCCAATCCCGGCACGGTTCGCGTCGGCTTCGAAGTACCGGTTGCGGCCGGGGCCAAAACCGCCCTGACGGTTCTGCTCCTTCCGCCCAAAGCCGAAAAGATCAATAAGAAAACCGTTGAACCGCTGGCAAAGTGGCCGCGGTGA